One region of Halomicrobium sp. LC1Hm genomic DNA includes:
- a CDS encoding response regulator codes for MSESTEDATVLVVDDEKEVADVYALRLRDEFDTETAYGGEAALDAIGDGDGIDVVLLDRRMPGVSGDEVLQTIRERGVDCRVIMITAVDPDFEIIDMAFDDYLCKPIEKDDLVAAIEQQLTARRYDDQLTQYLEATSKLALLEAEKTAQTLDGNEDVAQLRDRIEALKDEMDDTLGEFDDIERAFKEIGRHPG; via the coding sequence GTGTCAGAGTCAACTGAGGATGCCACCGTCCTCGTCGTCGACGACGAGAAAGAAGTCGCCGACGTGTACGCGCTGCGGTTGCGTGACGAGTTCGACACCGAGACGGCTTACGGCGGCGAGGCGGCACTGGACGCCATTGGGGATGGTGACGGCATCGACGTGGTGTTGCTCGACCGGCGGATGCCGGGAGTCTCTGGTGACGAGGTGCTCCAGACCATCAGAGAACGCGGCGTCGACTGCCGAGTGATCATGATCACGGCGGTCGATCCGGACTTCGAGATCATCGACATGGCCTTCGACGACTACCTCTGTAAGCCGATCGAGAAAGACGACCTCGTCGCCGCGATCGAACAGCAGCTCACGGCGCGGCGGTACGACGACCAGCTGACCCAGTACCTCGAAGCGACCTCGAAGCTCGCGCTGCTCGAAGCCGAGAAGACCGCACAGACGCTCGACGGCAACGAAGACGTGGCCCAGCTACGAGACCGCATCGAAGCGCTGAAAGACGAGATGGACGACACGCTCGGCGAGTTCGACGACATCGAGCGGGCGTTCAAAGAGATCGGCCGTCATCCGGGCTGA
- a CDS encoding TetR/AcrR family transcriptional regulator, translating to MAPETPFPGDPDDSREAIMRATYCALKRYGYAGLSIQRIADEADLSKSTFYHHYDDKRDLLTSFVDFILEEFTRVFSLEAGDDPETNLRTFVRLILDPTTAQKISEDSPTTTVLGTYVELRAQAVQDEAIREKFTEVDRGFEQQIADIVAEGVDAGVFRDVDPEQTATFVSTLVAGQTFRQSTRDDDPSAAVLAAFDDYVQESLLRTDA from the coding sequence ATGGCTCCGGAGACGCCCTTTCCGGGCGACCCCGACGACTCGCGGGAGGCGATCATGCGTGCGACGTACTGCGCGCTCAAGCGGTACGGCTACGCCGGCCTCTCTATCCAGCGGATCGCCGACGAGGCGGATCTGAGCAAGTCGACATTCTATCATCACTACGACGACAAACGCGACCTGCTGACCTCGTTCGTCGACTTCATCCTCGAAGAGTTCACCCGCGTGTTCTCGCTGGAAGCCGGCGATGACCCCGAGACGAACCTCCGAACGTTCGTCCGACTCATTCTCGATCCGACGACTGCCCAGAAAATCTCCGAGGACTCACCCACGACGACAGTACTGGGGACCTACGTCGAGTTGCGCGCACAGGCCGTCCAGGACGAGGCGATCCGCGAGAAGTTCACCGAGGTCGACCGCGGTTTCGAGCAGCAGATCGCCGATATCGTGGCGGAAGGCGTCGACGCCGGTGTCTTCAGGGACGTCGATCCCGAACAGACCGCGACGTTCGTCTCGACGCTCGTCGCCGGCCAGACGTTCCGACAGTCGACCAGGGACGACGATCCCTCGGCGGCAGTGCTGGCTGCGTTCGACGACTACGTACAGGAGTCGCTGCTCCGGACCGACGCCTGA
- a CDS encoding COG1361 S-layer family protein, giving the protein MNGRTLLPIAVVVLLVTSGLATAAVTGSPDISVHVADDTLAPGEESTLDVVLVNSGDLDSGSARNPALNSEVTTARGTTVSVDKGNAPLTVKTDERAVGSLPEGSTQEPLPFSVSVPDDAEPGTYDVQVTVEYDHYSYVSESSGSRDRESETRTYDVQVNIEESAQLDVTDVDTTTRVDGTGTVELTVENNGSVAARDTTLTLASPSADLTLGQSASAERYVEQWEPDEERTFTYRLSAAQTAESEPYPFTLTADYDLENGESRETQPVTVEVTPEPEQEFTVSSIDSSVPVGDSGDYTVTLRNDGSETLTDASVQVTSKNADITFGESNSASQYVDEWEPGEERTLTFDARAGDGAERRNYTVDATVEYDRPDDSATHRQDVSLSLRPVAEQTFAVDNIDADLEVGDDGTLSAELTNTGPRTAEDVVVVWASEQRNVDPIETEYSVGNLGAGESASFDFDVDISDSARSGPRQFTLQTRYTNDDDEQRTGDSMNVRAEVAPESDEFDVAIRSANVSAGDGTELTVDITNAKNQTLSDIKAKIFADSPISANDDEAFVDELSPGESRELTFSISAGDSALSKPYPVSMDFQYDEADGDTVTSDTYSIPVEVEESGGGGSPLVLIGVAVVLIVAAVGGYVRFR; this is encoded by the coding sequence ATGAACGGACGCACCCTTCTTCCGATAGCCGTCGTTGTATTGCTCGTCACGTCGGGACTCGCCACCGCGGCAGTCACCGGTAGTCCCGATATCAGCGTTCACGTGGCCGACGACACCCTCGCACCCGGCGAGGAGTCGACGCTCGACGTCGTCCTCGTCAACAGCGGCGACCTCGACTCGGGGTCGGCGCGAAACCCCGCGCTCAACAGCGAGGTGACGACAGCCCGCGGGACGACCGTCAGCGTCGACAAGGGCAACGCTCCGCTGACGGTCAAGACCGACGAGCGAGCCGTCGGGTCGCTCCCCGAAGGATCGACCCAGGAGCCACTCCCCTTCTCGGTCTCCGTTCCGGACGACGCCGAGCCCGGCACCTACGACGTGCAGGTCACCGTCGAGTACGATCACTACAGCTACGTCTCGGAGTCGTCGGGCTCGCGAGACCGCGAGTCCGAGACCCGGACCTACGACGTGCAGGTGAACATCGAGGAGTCGGCCCAGCTCGACGTCACTGACGTGGACACGACGACGCGAGTCGACGGGACCGGAACCGTCGAACTCACCGTCGAGAACAACGGTTCGGTGGCGGCCCGAGACACGACCCTCACGCTGGCCTCGCCCAGCGCCGACCTGACGCTCGGTCAGTCCGCGAGCGCGGAGCGATACGTCGAGCAGTGGGAGCCAGACGAGGAACGGACCTTCACCTACCGCCTGAGTGCCGCCCAGACCGCCGAGTCCGAGCCGTACCCGTTCACGCTGACGGCAGACTACGACCTCGAAAACGGCGAGTCGCGCGAGACTCAGCCGGTCACCGTCGAAGTGACGCCGGAGCCAGAACAGGAGTTTACCGTCAGCTCGATCGACAGCAGCGTCCCGGTCGGCGACAGCGGTGACTACACCGTCACGCTTCGCAACGACGGCTCGGAGACGCTCACTGACGCCTCGGTTCAGGTGACTTCGAAGAACGCCGACATCACGTTCGGCGAATCGAACAGCGCCAGCCAGTACGTCGACGAGTGGGAACCGGGCGAAGAACGGACCCTCACCTTCGACGCTCGGGCCGGTGACGGTGCCGAGCGGCGCAACTACACGGTCGACGCGACGGTCGAGTACGATCGACCGGACGACTCCGCCACCCATCGACAGGACGTGTCGCTGTCGCTGCGGCCGGTCGCCGAGCAGACCTTCGCCGTCGACAACATCGACGCGGACCTGGAAGTCGGTGACGACGGGACGCTGTCTGCCGAGCTGACCAACACCGGCCCCCGGACCGCCGAAGACGTCGTCGTGGTGTGGGCCAGCGAGCAGCGCAACGTCGATCCGATCGAAACGGAGTACTCGGTCGGAAACCTCGGCGCGGGCGAGTCCGCGTCGTTCGACTTCGACGTGGACATCAGTGACAGCGCCCGCAGCGGGCCCCGACAGTTCACGCTCCAGACGCGTTACACCAACGACGACGACGAACAGCGCACCGGCGACTCGATGAACGTGCGTGCCGAGGTCGCGCCCGAGAGCGACGAGTTCGACGTGGCCATCCGGAGTGCTAACGTCTCCGCCGGCGACGGAACGGAGCTCACGGTCGATATCACGAACGCCAAGAACCAGACGCTCAGCGACATCAAGGCCAAGATCTTCGCCGACTCGCCGATCTCTGCCAACGACGACGAGGCGTTCGTGGACGAACTCTCACCGGGCGAGTCCCGGGAGCTCACCTTCTCGATCAGCGCGGGCGACAGTGCGCTCTCGAAGCCCTATCCCGTCTCGATGGACTTCCAGTACGACGAGGCCGACGGTGACACGGTCACCTCGGACACGTACAGCATCCCGGTCGAAGTCGAAGAATCCGGCGGCGGCGGTTCACCGCTCGTGTTGATCGGTGTCGCGGTCGTCCTGATCGTCGCTGCCGTGGGCGGCTACGTTCGGTTCCGATAG
- a CDS encoding RND family transporter produces MEYQRYIDWIDDKIIYDSRRVILAFLVLTLVFGAGLSNISTSAGTSQFATGLEEEQALEDINREFSPSFETDTGTTQLIQKENNVLSKPAMLRMLEAQKRVQDHPDMRVTSTSSAAAIVAQTLDPSATTLDQQIDAIERAPASEIDRAVRRADESSPQFRSIVSKDFNRGDASASASIGVISHEVPAGLSSGSGQGGSSPLTAIQKQAEFQVDSAAGGSTTVFGSGIIADEFGSVITDSLLIVVPAAVIFIFLFLSIAYRDPVDLALGLFALLLAIVWTFGFTGIANIPFSQLLIAVPPLLLAVGIDFGIHAINRYREELVLDRGIDESMRTTTDQLLVAFFIVTGTTVIGFLANFTSALEPIREFGIVAGVGIVFTFLIFGIFLPAAKVEIDRLRERYPIPTLSETPLGSEDSALGSVLRVGVTIGDAAPALVLIVLLVGSAGAGVYAQDIDTTFSQEDFLPPEDTPAFLEELPEPFAPGEYTVSAQLNYLEDKFATTQSSETTVYVEGPMQRDTALEEIYRAGDDPPSSFAESDGRAESTSIVTVIQSHAQQDPEFRRLVDRNDQNDNGVPDQNLELIYDELFASPAGDRAENYMTEERRSARVVYTVEADAEQSEITEDTRAVADRFRMTATATGNTVVFKAVSDLILESAITSLAVALIGAAIFLMIIYRVFEGYATLGIVNIIPVAVTVTMVAASMRFLAIPFNAITATILAITIGLGVDYSVHVTHRFADERGEHDLRTALDRTVRGTGGALLGSMLTTVSGIGVLALALFPALGQFGVLTGLSITFAFLASLFVLPPALVLWDALINEDRRLLSLFGIGPKQKPATQAPTVGGGPDE; encoded by the coding sequence ATGGAGTACCAACGCTACATCGACTGGATCGACGACAAGATCATCTACGACTCCCGGCGCGTCATCCTGGCGTTCCTGGTCCTGACACTCGTCTTCGGGGCCGGGCTCAGCAACATCTCCACGTCCGCCGGGACCTCGCAGTTCGCCACCGGGCTCGAAGAGGAGCAGGCCCTCGAAGACATCAACCGGGAGTTCTCCCCGAGCTTCGAGACCGACACCGGGACGACGCAGCTCATTCAAAAGGAGAACAACGTCCTCTCGAAGCCCGCCATGCTGCGGATGCTCGAAGCCCAGAAGCGGGTGCAAGATCACCCGGACATGCGAGTCACGTCGACGAGCAGTGCCGCCGCGATCGTCGCACAGACGCTCGATCCGTCGGCGACGACTCTCGACCAGCAGATCGACGCGATCGAGCGCGCCCCCGCGTCCGAGATCGACCGTGCGGTGCGCCGGGCCGACGAATCGAGCCCGCAGTTCCGCTCGATCGTCAGCAAAGACTTCAACCGCGGGGACGCCAGCGCCTCGGCGTCGATCGGCGTCATCAGCCACGAGGTGCCAGCCGGACTCTCGTCAGGGTCGGGGCAGGGTGGCTCCAGTCCCCTGACCGCGATCCAGAAGCAGGCGGAGTTCCAGGTGGACTCCGCCGCGGGCGGTTCGACCACCGTCTTCGGTAGCGGGATCATCGCCGACGAGTTCGGGAGCGTCATCACCGATTCCCTGCTGATCGTCGTCCCCGCCGCCGTCATCTTCATCTTCCTGTTCCTCTCGATCGCCTACCGCGATCCGGTCGACCTCGCGCTGGGCCTGTTCGCCCTGCTGCTGGCGATCGTCTGGACGTTCGGGTTCACCGGCATAGCCAACATCCCCTTCAGCCAGTTGCTGATCGCGGTGCCGCCGCTGTTGCTCGCGGTCGGGATCGACTTCGGGATCCACGCCATCAACCGCTATCGCGAGGAGCTGGTCCTCGACAGGGGGATCGACGAGTCGATGCGGACCACGACCGATCAGCTGCTGGTGGCGTTCTTCATCGTCACCGGGACGACGGTCATCGGCTTCCTGGCGAACTTCACGAGCGCGCTGGAGCCCATCCGCGAGTTCGGCATCGTCGCCGGGGTCGGGATCGTCTTTACGTTCCTCATCTTCGGGATCTTCCTCCCGGCCGCGAAAGTCGAGATCGACCGGCTCCGCGAGCGCTACCCGATCCCGACGCTGAGCGAGACGCCGCTTGGCTCCGAGGATTCGGCGCTTGGCTCGGTGCTGCGAGTCGGGGTGACGATCGGCGACGCCGCACCGGCGCTCGTCCTGATCGTCTTGCTCGTCGGCAGTGCCGGCGCTGGCGTCTACGCTCAGGACATCGACACGACGTTCAGCCAGGAGGACTTCCTCCCGCCAGAGGACACCCCGGCGTTCCTCGAAGAGCTACCGGAACCGTTCGCGCCGGGCGAGTACACCGTCTCCGCACAGCTGAACTACCTCGAAGACAAGTTCGCGACCACGCAATCGAGTGAGACGACGGTGTACGTCGAAGGACCGATGCAACGGGACACGGCGCTCGAAGAGATCTATCGGGCCGGAGACGACCCGCCCAGCTCCTTCGCCGAGAGCGACGGCCGCGCGGAGTCGACCTCGATCGTCACCGTCATCCAGAGTCACGCCCAGCAAGATCCCGAGTTCCGGCGGCTCGTCGACCGAAACGACCAGAACGACAACGGCGTTCCGGACCAGAACCTCGAACTGATCTACGACGAACTGTTCGCCTCGCCGGCCGGCGACCGCGCCGAGAACTACATGACGGAGGAACGGCGGAGCGCCCGCGTCGTCTACACGGTCGAGGCCGACGCCGAACAGAGCGAGATCACCGAGGACACCCGAGCGGTCGCCGATCGGTTCCGCATGACCGCGACCGCGACCGGCAACACCGTCGTGTTCAAGGCCGTCTCGGACCTCATCCTCGAATCCGCGATCACCAGCCTCGCGGTCGCGCTGATCGGCGCGGCGATCTTCCTGATGATCATCTACCGGGTGTTCGAAGGGTACGCCACGCTGGGGATCGTCAACATCATCCCCGTCGCGGTGACGGTGACGATGGTGGCCGCGTCGATGCGGTTCCTCGCTATCCCGTTCAACGCGATCACCGCGACGATCCTGGCGATCACGATCGGACTGGGCGTCGACTACTCGGTCCACGTGACTCACCGCTTCGCCGACGAGCGCGGGGAGCACGACCTCCGGACGGCACTCGACCGGACGGTCCGTGGCACCGGTGGGGCGCTGCTGGGCAGCATGCTCACCACCGTCTCGGGGATCGGCGTGCTCGCGCTCGCACTGTTCCCCGCACTGGGCCAGTTCGGCGTCCTGACCGGGCTGTCGATCACCTTCGCCTTCCTGGCGTCGCTGTTCGTCCTCCCGCCGGCGCTGGTGCTGTGGGACGCGCTGATCAACGAGGATCGCCGCCTCCTGTCGCTGTTCGGGATCGGGCCGAAACAGAAGCCGGCCACGCAGGCCCCGACCGTCGGCGGCGGACCCGACGAGTAG
- a CDS encoding NAD(P)/FAD-dependent oxidoreductase: protein MTHVVIIGAYGSAGAAVAGELAEEPGIELTLIDDGEPGGGLCILRGCMPSKEVLSAGAHRFQARHDDRLVGDVPEVDLERTVERKDDHTLGWAGHRRAGIEELAERDDVRFVHDTARFVDPHTVRAGGEEFDADYVVVATGSSVNVPDVPGIDEVDFMTSADVLDATDFPDSGIVMGFGYIGMEMVPYLAEAGGMELTVVEHDDRPIDEADPEFGDAALELYRDHWDLEIPTNCHERRLEATDDGGVRLTVEFEDGGADGPTRESYEADQLFCFTGRRPTVEGLGLDNTEIAVEGEWVRETMQTAAHDHVYAVGDVNGKEPILHVAKEQGFTAAENIRRQEAGNTPQPYENVHHHVIFSGLGVYPFARVGHNEQTASEAGHDIAVATRQASDDGVFKSKYVPEGLAKLVVDRTDGTVLGWQGLHYHADSFAKTMQIVVEMGLDVRELPDRSYHPTLPENLDGLFRDAADAVEQ from the coding sequence ATGACCCATGTCGTCATCATCGGAGCCTACGGCAGCGCCGGAGCCGCCGTCGCTGGCGAGCTGGCAGAGGAACCGGGCATCGAACTGACGCTGATCGACGACGGCGAGCCCGGCGGGGGCCTCTGTATCCTGCGGGGCTGTATGCCATCGAAGGAAGTCCTCTCGGCTGGCGCTCATCGCTTCCAGGCTCGCCACGACGACCGGCTGGTCGGCGACGTCCCCGAAGTCGACCTCGAACGGACCGTCGAGCGCAAGGACGACCACACTCTCGGGTGGGCGGGCCACCGCCGCGCCGGCATCGAGGAGCTGGCCGAGCGCGACGACGTGCGATTCGTCCACGACACCGCCCGGTTCGTCGACCCACACACCGTCCGCGCGGGCGGCGAGGAGTTCGACGCCGACTACGTCGTCGTCGCCACCGGCTCCAGCGTCAACGTCCCCGACGTTCCGGGGATCGACGAGGTCGATTTCATGACCAGCGCCGACGTGCTGGACGCCACCGACTTCCCCGACTCCGGGATCGTGATGGGCTTTGGCTACATCGGCATGGAGATGGTCCCGTACCTCGCCGAGGCCGGCGGGATGGAGCTGACCGTCGTCGAGCACGACGACCGACCGATCGACGAGGCCGACCCCGAGTTCGGGGACGCCGCACTGGAACTGTATCGGGACCACTGGGACCTGGAGATTCCGACCAACTGCCACGAGCGGCGTCTCGAAGCGACCGACGACGGCGGCGTCCGGCTCACCGTCGAGTTCGAGGACGGCGGGGCCGACGGTCCCACTCGGGAGAGCTACGAGGCCGACCAGCTGTTTTGCTTCACCGGCCGCCGCCCGACCGTCGAGGGGCTCGGGCTAGACAACACGGAGATCGCCGTCGAGGGCGAGTGGGTCCGCGAGACGATGCAGACGGCAGCCCACGACCACGTGTACGCCGTCGGCGACGTCAACGGCAAGGAGCCGATCCTCCACGTCGCCAAGGAGCAGGGCTTTACCGCCGCAGAGAACATCCGCCGACAGGAAGCCGGGAACACGCCCCAGCCCTACGAGAACGTCCACCACCACGTGATCTTCTCCGGACTCGGCGTCTATCCGTTCGCCCGCGTCGGTCACAACGAGCAGACCGCCAGCGAGGCAGGTCACGACATCGCCGTCGCGACCCGGCAGGCGAGCGACGACGGCGTCTTCAAGTCCAAGTACGTCCCGGAGGGGCTCGCGAAGCTCGTCGTCGACCGCACCGACGGCACCGTGCTCGGCTGGCAGGGCCTGCACTATCACGCCGACAGCTTCGCGAAGACGATGCAGATCGTCGTCGAGATGGGGCTGGACGTTCGCGAACTCCCGGATCGCTCCTACCACCCGACCCTGCCCGAGAACCTCGACGGACTGTTCCGTGACGCCGCCGACGCCGTCGAACAGTGA
- a CDS encoding ATP-binding protein, whose protein sequence is MDRANSVDRTRAPREDTVDVLYVDPDTDSTVREWFGDSGPFRVTHAADAATALAHVTDGSTDCVVSEQDLPDGSGLSLLRSIRRRAPSLPFVLFTDDGSETVASEAIDADVTGYLRRTPLEEQLPALVTTVTEAVCRPDEQSAILDRMTDAFFALDVEWRFTYLNERAREIVCDAADVDRSIEGLVGTRIWDLLPEVVGTEFYDQYTEAMDEQRVTTFEAEYEPLGTWFEVRAYPSLDGLSVYFQDVTDRKHRIERLQERERILKEMYRVVSEKTLSFEEQVDRLLSIGQSVLGTDYGALSSRAGDEYVFEVVRDPTGDTQPGDRVSLDETNCERAIVTEETLVLEDIARDAPELAERAGYTDDGIACYLGTPVVVEGEVYGTFCFYDREPRAEPFSDWEIALVELLGNWVSYEQERRRHQNEIARERNRLEEFASVVSHDLRNPLSVALGRIDVARETGDEEHFDAIERSLQRMDTLIEDILSVARDGRTVAEPTAVDVGTVAEDAWAVVESDEATLRVDVDDRFLGDATRLQQLLENLFRNAVQHAGREVVITVGPLDEGTGFYVADDGPGIPEDERDDVFQSAYTTTDEGTGFGLKIVSEIAEAHGGSVTVTDSDDGGARFEIRDLTVA, encoded by the coding sequence ATGGACCGGGCGAACAGTGTCGATCGAACGCGAGCGCCGCGAGAGGACACCGTCGACGTCCTCTACGTCGATCCCGACACAGACTCGACGGTTCGAGAGTGGTTCGGCGACAGCGGGCCGTTTCGCGTCACACACGCCGCCGACGCGGCGACGGCACTCGCCCACGTGACGGACGGATCGACAGACTGTGTCGTCAGCGAACAGGACCTCCCCGACGGCAGTGGGCTGTCGCTGTTGCGATCGATACGGCGTCGCGCCCCGTCGCTCCCGTTCGTGTTGTTCACCGACGACGGCAGCGAGACGGTCGCCAGCGAGGCGATCGACGCCGACGTGACCGGCTATCTCCGACGGACGCCACTCGAAGAACAACTCCCCGCGCTCGTCACGACCGTCACCGAGGCGGTGTGCCGCCCAGACGAACAGTCGGCGATCCTCGATCGCATGACCGACGCGTTCTTCGCGCTGGACGTTGAGTGGCGGTTCACCTACCTCAACGAACGGGCGCGAGAGATCGTGTGTGACGCCGCCGACGTGGATCGGTCGATCGAGGGCCTCGTCGGGACCCGGATCTGGGACCTGTTGCCCGAAGTTGTCGGCACGGAGTTCTACGACCAGTACACCGAAGCGATGGACGAGCAGCGGGTGACGACCTTCGAGGCCGAGTACGAGCCGCTCGGGACGTGGTTCGAGGTGCGGGCCTACCCCTCGCTCGACGGGCTCTCAGTGTACTTCCAGGACGTGACGGATCGAAAGCACCGGATCGAGCGACTCCAGGAGCGCGAGCGCATCCTCAAGGAGATGTACCGCGTCGTCTCCGAGAAGACGCTCAGCTTCGAGGAGCAGGTCGACCGGCTGCTCTCGATCGGCCAGTCGGTGCTCGGAACCGACTACGGGGCGCTCTCCTCCAGAGCGGGCGACGAGTACGTCTTCGAGGTCGTCCGCGATCCGACCGGCGACACCCAGCCCGGCGACCGGGTCTCGCTCGACGAGACCAACTGCGAACGGGCGATCGTCACCGAAGAGACCCTCGTCCTCGAAGACATCGCGCGGGACGCGCCGGAACTGGCCGAACGCGCCGGATACACCGACGATGGCATCGCCTGCTATCTCGGCACGCCCGTCGTGGTCGAGGGCGAGGTGTACGGTACGTTCTGCTTCTACGACCGAGAGCCACGGGCCGAGCCGTTCTCGGACTGGGAGATCGCTCTCGTCGAACTGCTGGGCAACTGGGTGAGCTACGAGCAGGAGCGCCGCCGCCACCAGAACGAGATCGCTCGCGAGCGCAACCGGCTCGAAGAGTTCGCAAGCGTCGTCAGCCACGACCTGCGCAACCCGCTCAGCGTCGCACTCGGGCGAATCGACGTCGCGCGCGAAACCGGTGACGAGGAGCACTTCGACGCGATCGAGCGGTCCCTCCAGCGGATGGACACGCTGATCGAGGACATCCTGTCGGTGGCACGCGACGGCAGGACCGTCGCGGAACCGACGGCCGTCGACGTCGGGACCGTCGCGGAGGACGCCTGGGCGGTCGTCGAAAGCGACGAGGCGACACTGCGAGTCGACGTGGACGACCGCTTTCTCGGCGACGCCACGCGCCTCCAGCAGCTCCTGGAGAACCTCTTTCGAAACGCGGTCCAGCACGCCGGTCGAGAAGTCGTCATCACCGTCGGGCCCCTCGACGAGGGGACCGGCTTCTACGTCGCCGACGACGGCCCCGGCATCCCCGAGGACGAGCGCGACGACGTCTTCCAGTCTGCCTACACGACCACCGACGAGGGCACCGGTTTCGGCCTCAAGATCGTCTCCGAGATCGCCGAGGCCCACGGGGGGTCCGTCACCGTCACCGACAGCGACGACGGCGGTGCGCGCTTCGAGATCCGCGACCTGACGGTCGCCTAA
- a CDS encoding universal stress protein: MYETILVPTDGSDHADRAFDNAVALADRADSSLALLHVVDTGTIGEPALSTTELVVGQREDDGTALLKRLAQRARDRGISTQLHNCHGEPSREIRSYADEIEADLVVMGYQGRDHDRTLGTVTTQVVKACERPVLLV; this comes from the coding sequence ATGTACGAGACGATCCTCGTTCCGACCGACGGGAGCGACCACGCCGACCGAGCGTTCGACAATGCGGTAGCGTTGGCCGACCGGGCAGACAGCTCACTCGCCCTGTTGCACGTCGTCGACACCGGGACCATCGGCGAACCGGCGCTGTCGACGACCGAACTCGTCGTCGGCCAGCGCGAGGACGACGGCACCGCGCTGTTGAAGCGCCTGGCCCAGCGCGCTCGCGACCGCGGCATCAGCACCCAACTGCACAACTGTCACGGCGAGCCGAGCCGGGAGATCCGGAGCTACGCCGACGAGATCGAGGCCGACCTCGTCGTCATGGGCTATCAGGGCCGGGACCACGACCGCACGCTCGGCACCGTGACGACACAGGTCGTCAAGGCGTGTGAACGGCCCGTGTTGCTGGTGTAG
- a CDS encoding 5-formyltetrahydrofolate cyclo-ligase, whose product MDKQTLRQRVWDDLEESGDARFPFPPHGRIPNFADADAAADRLAETAVWDAADAVKANPDAPQLPVRRAAMRAGKTVYMAVPRLRDEECFLRLDPAAVDDIDDATTVSGSSEAGVQVGPDEMPEIDLIVSGSVAVSERGARIGKGEGYSDLEYALLRELDLVDDETPVATTVHERQLRDHDRVDEHDVAMDLVVTPERTIETATPYDRPDGVDWAALDEDRIEEMPVLEARRP is encoded by the coding sequence ATGGACAAGCAGACGCTCCGCCAGCGCGTGTGGGACGACCTCGAAGAGAGCGGCGACGCTCGGTTTCCGTTCCCGCCCCACGGTCGCATCCCGAACTTCGCCGACGCGGACGCCGCTGCCGACCGGCTGGCCGAGACGGCGGTCTGGGACGCCGCCGACGCCGTAAAGGCCAACCCCGACGCCCCGCAGCTCCCGGTCCGGCGGGCGGCGATGCGGGCCGGCAAGACCGTCTACATGGCCGTTCCGCGCTTGCGCGACGAGGAGTGCTTTCTCCGCCTCGACCCGGCGGCGGTCGACGACATCGACGACGCCACGACCGTCAGCGGCTCCAGCGAGGCGGGCGTGCAGGTCGGCCCCGACGAGATGCCCGAGATCGACCTGATCGTCTCCGGGAGTGTCGCCGTCAGCGAACGCGGCGCGCGGATCGGCAAGGGCGAGGGGTACAGCGACCTCGAATACGCCCTCCTCCGCGAACTCGATCTGGTCGACGACGAGACGCCCGTGGCGACGACGGTCCACGAGCGCCAGCTCCGAGACCACGACCGCGTCGACGAACACGACGTGGCGATGGACCTGGTAGTGACGCCCGAACGGACCATCGAGACGGCGACGCCGTACGACCGCCCGGACGGCGTCGACTGGGCGGCCCTCGACGAGGACCGCATCGAGGAGATGCCGGTGCTCGAAGCCCGCCGTCCCTGA